The Leishmania braziliensis MHOM/BR/75/M2904 complete genome, chromosome 15 genome has a window encoding:
- a CDS encoding putative protein phosphatase 2C — protein MKMPVNKKSSNANGRGSKHGNGHKGVVVKVKKQAVEEDFEKFLSDLSKTTQHIGKERKDRLLKEEMLREDQRKKHADLAKQRSTNELENALINRQKRMQLQQLLAELISAQRPFGSKPVTDFHGETHTDNPNFDVAVGDMQGWRAQMEDAHLVNVNFLSSSADRKEGLFGVFDGHSGVQSATLCSRIFSKTAERYATLVGDQHHTIDFQNTFLEVDEHLQAALGDGGSGCTAVIVYVSPEAITCAWVGDSRALLCRSGNAFDLSHDHKPDVAAEKERIEAAGGFVQDNRVNGQLAMSRAMGDFVYKKDKQRDVAHQLVVAVPDVITTKRSDTDSYVVIACDGVFDVMSNEELIDFINNKKASGMSNVDTCRSVCNRCLAPSSPEGGPAVAEGTDNMTIMIVDLK, from the coding sequence ATGAAGATGCCTGTTAATAAAAAGAGCAGCAATGCGAATGGCAGGGGCAGCAAGCACGGAAATGGTCATAAGGGCGTCGTTGTAAAGGTGAAGaagcaggcggtggaggaggattTCGAGAAATTCCTGTCTGACCTCTCGAAGACAACGCAACACATTGGCAAGGAGCGAAAGGATAGGttgctgaaggaggagatgTTGCGCGAGGACCAGCGCAAGAAGCACGCTGACTtggcgaagcagcgctcCACAAATGAGTTGGAGAACGCGCTCATCAACCGCCAGAAGCGtatgcagctgcagcagctgcttgcgGAGCTCATTAGCGCGCAGCGTCCCTTCGGCAGTAAGCCTGTAACGGACTTCCATGGCGAGACGCACACCGATAATCCCAACTTTGATGTCGCGGTGGGTGACATGCAGGGCTGGCGCGCACAGATGGAGGATGCACACCTGGTGAATGTAAACTTCCTGTCTTCCAGTGCGGATAGAAAGGAAGGCTTGTTCGGCGTCTTCGACGGCCACTCTGGTGTGCAGAGCGCCACCCTGTGCAGCCGGATCTTCTCCAAGACAGCGGAGAGGTATGCAACACTGGTGGGCGATCAACACCATACCATTGACTTCCAGAATACCTTCCTTGAGGTCGATGAACACCTCCAAGCCGCGCTCGGCGATGGCGGATCTGGTTGCACGGCGGTCATTGTGTACGTGTCTCCTGAGGCGATTACATGCGCGTGGGTGGGCGACTCGCGTGCGTTactgtgccgcagcggcaacgccTTCGACCTGTCGCATGACCACAAGCCGGACGTGGCGGCCGAAAAGGAGCGCATCGAGGCGGCCGGCGGCTTTGTGCAGGATAACCGCGTGAACGGGCAGCTGGCCATGAGTCGCGCCATGGGCGACTTTGTGTACAAGAAGGACAAACAGCGCGATGTGGCGCACcagctggtggtggcggtgcccGACGTGATCACGACGAAGCGGAGCGACACGGACTCGTACGTGGTCATTGCGTGCGACGGCGTATTCGATGTGATGAGCAACGAGGAGCTGATTGACTTTatcaacaacaaaaaagcgAGCGGCATGTCTAACGTCGACACCTGCAGGAGTGTGTGCAACCGATGCCTCGCACCGAGCTCGCCGGAGGGAGGCCCAGCCGTGGCGGAGGGCACAGACAACATGACCATCATGATTGTGGATCTCAAGTGA